The Coregonus clupeaformis isolate EN_2021a chromosome 35, ASM2061545v1, whole genome shotgun sequence genome includes the window cagctctggtggacatttatgcagtcagaatgccaattgcacgttccctcaaaacttgagacatctgtggcattgtgttgtgtgacaaaactgcacattttagagtggccttttattgtccccattacaaggtgcacctgtgtaatgatcatgctgtttaataaacttcttgatatgccacacctgtcaggtggatggattatcttggcaaaggagaaatgctcactaacagggatgtaaatatgtgcacaaaatttgagctaaataagcttctttttttttgtgggtactttttgcatgttgcgtttatatttttgttcagtatacattatcacagcatattggctatatgcctggctggccaatattgttattctcagaccatattatatttcaaaactcaacctttgataacaaaatagatcagtcggtgtagcacttgcgaggcacagctgagcataaattgaaataatttgctaataatttgctttttatttgaCTGGACCTACATCTGTAacggtgctttcaagacaaccgCGGATTCTGAAGAAAaataggtcaaatcatgacgtcatcttcaagtcggaaagtcggagctcaagaaagatgccagagtttcccacttggaattctgagttggatgaccgttcaaagcgATATTTCCCAGTCGGatctcgtttttttcagagttcccagttgtgaagtcggaagtctgagattaggtaaaacagatttcaggTAAAACAGAAGTCTGAGacgcactgaagtcagaagtctgagatttcccagttccaagttgttttgaacacggcattagtctcagcggagggagggaaaGGGCAGCAGAAGGTCCGtctctcacggtccctgctctctccttcctttccttcaGTGAatctgaccagagagaggggacatagTCTCccacctgatggcgaaactcgagtcacaccgcatctgcctcatgcacaaattcacgttgttcctatgaccagagaaagtgaaatattccttgatattaaaatagacatgaagagctgctaataataataaaaacgcagGGCTATCGATTCACTTGGCTAATCAATCATTGCAGCTGCAGCACCAGTGGAAGTAGGGAAAAGcgtgttttatgttttgtaatagtgttgagTAAAAACAGTGCTGACAGTCCAGAATAAAAACATATACTCACTCATAacaacagcagctctttgctgtatcctttgaaagtctctctctctctctggtcattgTCTTAAAAGTTATAAAATCTTTACataggctagtatcaaactttgctgtggcAGGGGTTGTGGAAGCTGTAGTCACAGTGATTTGAGTTATCCAATTGAACAGTGTAGGAGCACtcgatttagccacagatctcccgGTCCGCCGGTTAGGCAAAGTCTTTTCAATAAATGGTTTAAAATGGGACCACTTTGCCCACCTGGtgcacagggcttctgaatcaagtgcacttaCCGCCAACAGCACAACAGGTAAAAAGGAGAGCAAGCCTTTCTGCCTTTATtattggcttttctacagaaatgtttcaTGATCTACTAGGAATGTCTTGAAGATCGACCAGTCGACTGGTTGGCGACCACTGGCTTAGAGTTTGCATTTTTGCTTTCCTACTAAATTAACAGCTAAATGACATATTTTTATAACTGAACCAAGATAGACAACAGCCCGTCGTTTCAAAcgggaacaaatgagtcatagtgggcagaaaaagcaaggaggtgggcagagccaagcacgagctaacgagatcctattggcgtatTGTAGCATACATTTGCATACTGACGTTAGGGAactctgtaaagtgagtgtgtgcaataactcaattcgcctttgcactccttctaaacaatgccATTTTTTACAACTTTAGCAAAGAGTAAAGACTACAAAACTTTGTCCACTATGTTCGGaacatattctagttttgggaacagaaaactgtattgatgtttcatcgatgagaaaatgtgAAGAATGTCGgtcaaaatccatctcgttccagcttctcccactgccggacacttggcttcctctcactaccatatttggtagtgagtggaaacgccaagcggatgcttcacatttatacatcctgTGAAATATCTgtttcattgttctatctgtggccaAACACAAACTGCAGTCTCCAACCAGTTGCTGTCGGTAATGAACGGATTTCCTCCGCCGTCGTAAAGAGAAGAAGAAAACCCGGAACTAGGCTGCTCTCCACAAAACGTCAGATGACAAGCGAATCTGAACAATAACAAATACACACCCCACTGATAACAGCCACCCGAATAATTATACACACCATATGCCAGGGTTATAACTTACGGGGGGGAAGCATGGCATTTATAACGGCAAACTGGAATCCGCTCGGGGAAGCGTTTTACAGGTAAGCaggttttagctagctagctgtgttagCTGTTCACATGACCAGAGTCTTTGCaaaatgctaacgttagctagctagatacaaATACATGACAGCTCTATCAGACTGGTAATAAAGCCATGTTCCTTCCTTGCTATTTGCCGTAATGCTTTGTTCAGTAAAAATAAAGTAAGTTCAATATTATTAGCTAATGCCCTGCAATAATTTGGACTTCCCTTGCATGCCATCTAGCAAATCATGTGACAACTGTCATTACTTTTTAGGTTGACTCTgtcatgtgcgtgtgtgtgtgtgtccactctaCAGGAAGATCGAGCTGTATGAGATGGGATGGAGCTTGAGAGATGGGCTCAAGGAATGCCTGGTGGCAGCAGCCCCATACGGGGGACCCAtcggtgagtacacacacacacacataccaataTGATGGAGCCTGGAGAAGGCAGCCGAGCAGAGAGAATTACTTATACAATTTGGAGAAACTCACATTCTTGCAAAATATTTATAATCTACAACATATGTATTCTAACCACATAGCTAATTAAAGAAgtatgtttatctctctctctccatctctccctccctccctcgctccatcTATTTCCCTTCATCACCATCTCTCCCTCAGCTCTCCTGAGGCAGCCACAGAGGCCTTCCTCCAGCGCACGGCCCCTGCTGGAGATCTACTCCTCCTCGGGCGCCAACATGGCCAGCTtcccggtacacacacacacacacacacacacacacacacacacacacacacacacacacacacacttattcactcaagtcactctctctttctctgtccttccctccctttctccttccctccatccctctcctccgtTCTTCTCCTCCGTCCCTCTCGTTTCTCCAGTGGAAGAGTGGCCCAGTGAGACAGCTGGGTTGGACGGTGTGTGATGACCTGCTGTGTATCCAGGAGGACGGCACTGTCCTCATCTACGACCTGTTTGGTGCCTTCAAAAGACACTTCAGCATGGGCAACGTGAGCACACATAACACAACAAACATGCCACAAACATGATAAAAACATGATAATCcattttacgtgtgtgtgtgtgtgtctttgacaGGAGGTGGTTCAGAACCATGTGCTGGAAGCCAAGGTGTTCCACTCGCCCTACGGAACCGGTGTCGCCATAGTAACGGGGGCCTCACGTTTCACCCTGGCGACGAACATTGACGACCTGAAGCTGAGGAGACTCCCGGAAGtcccaggtgtgtgtgcgtgtgaaatCCTGTCAGGCTTCAAGTTCCAAATGAATGGAAACATTTGTCACTATTTAATTGATTAATTGGCGTGTGTTTGTGTACTCCAGGCCTCCAGGTGGCACCCTCCTGCTGGGCAGTGCTGACTCAGGACAGACAGACCAAAGTGCTGCTGGCTAACGGAGCTGACCTCTACATACTGGACAACACATCTTGCACCCCTGTGGTGAGACACACATGCAACTTATTCATTACTCTCTCTAATCATCCTTGCTCTCTCAcctctaactgtgtgtgtgtgtttcagacccCCCCAGGCCTCTCTCCCCAGGCCTGTAGCATCGTGAACATGGCTGTGTCATTCAGCTATAAGTACCTGGCTCTGTTCACCGACTCTGGACACCTGTGGATGGGCTCAGCCAACCTCAAGGTAACATGGATTACTATCCCTCATACTGAATGGCTCCCTGATGTGACTAGCTTCCATTATTATATATCTATTATCTATTGTCTATACACACCAGTGGTCCTCAACCCATCCAGGCAATTCCAGTCTTATCACAGGTTATCTAGGTTGCCAGGCAACTGTAGAGTGTAAATAGCTCTGGTGTGGGGGGAGTGCTGACCATTTTGGGCCAATAGTTTTTTCCTGGTCAAGTTATGTAGTCAGGAGAAGCCATGGTCCTGTATATCAGACATGTCTAATGTAGATGTGTATTATGGTAGTCTGCTACTGACTGTTGTTTGTTCCCCAGGACAAGCTGAGTGAGGTGGACACCAAGGTGAGGACCCCTCCTAAACAGATGGTGTGGTGCAGAAGGCCAAAGAGCCAGCAGCCCTCTGTGGTCATCATGTGGGACAGGCTCCTCCTGGTGGCCGGAGAGTGTAAAGACACCATCCAGTATCCTTCAGCTCACAGCAGCACTATGACAGGACATTACATCCAAGTTAGCTCAGCTAGCTAGTTCCTGTTAGCTCAGCTAGCTTGTTCCTGTTAACTTGTTACTGTTAAAGGTACAGAACTATGACAGGACATTATATCCAAGTTAGCTCAGCTAGCTAGTTCCTGTTGGCTTGTTACTGTTAACGGTACAGTTAGCAATATGGTATTAAATCTACAGTTAGCAATTCTGCTCACAGACATCAACACAAGCATAATTCAACTCTGTCACTGATCCAAATGCGTGCCCTCTCATGGAGCCTTCACCAGTGTTTAGATACACTCTGGATGAGGAGAGTGTGTGTATAGCGGAGCTGGATGGAGTGAGGATCGTAGGAGGGTCCAGGCATGAGCTGCTGCAGGAGGTGCCCTCGGCCTGCCAAGACATCTTTAAAATCGCCTCCATGGCCCCTGGAGCGTTACTACTGGAGGCACACAAGGAGTACGAGGTACGTGTCTGGCCGTGTGACTGTAAGAGGTTTACactttactgtatatatgtattggAGGTGATGTACGAAGACTGTAcgctaactgtgtgtgtgtgtgtgtagaagtcCAGTCAGAAGGCAGATGAGTACCTGAGAGAGATAAAGGAACAAAGTGTATTGGGAGaagcagtgagacagtgtgtgGAGGCTGCCGGTTATGAACATGAACCAGAGACCCAGAAAACACTGCTCAGGGTAAGACACACACTATCTCACTCTACCTCtaccgctctttctctctctacctctttctctctctctctcttttctctcacgGTCTCTAACTTATTTTCTCTCTCCCATCTATGCCTGCATGTTATGTTGACAAGATCAAAATGAGTCAGTCCACAGATAAATTAatgtccccccctcccccctcttttcctctctccctccctcaccctccctctccttctctccct containing:
- the vps16 gene encoding vacuolar protein sorting-associated protein 16 homolog isoform X2: MAFITANWNPLGEAFYRKIELYEMGWSLRDGLKECLVAAAPYGGPIALLRQPQRPSSSARPLLEIYSSSGANMASFPWKSGPVRQLGWTVCDDLLCIQEDGTVLIYDLFGAFKRHFSMGNEVVQNHVLEAKVFHSPYGTGVAIVTGASRFTLATNIDDLKLRRLPEVPGLQVAPSCWAVLTQDRQTKVLLANGADLYILDNTSCTPVTPPGLSPQACSIVNMAVSFSYKYLALFTDSGHLWMGSANLKDKLSEVDTKVRTPPKQMVWCRRPKSQQPSVVIMWDRLLLVAGECKDTIQYTLDEESVCIAELDGVRIVGGSRHELLQEVPSACQDIFKIASMAPGALLLEAHKEYEKSSQKADEYLREIKEQSVLGEAVRQCVEAAGYEHEPETQKTLLRAASFGKCFLSNYPPEPFVNMCRDLKVLNSVRDYTVGIPLTHTQYKQMTVQVLIDRLVYRKLYPLAIEICRYLKTPEYQGVSRVLKHWACCKVQQKEEPDESIARAVSVKLGEAAGISYSEIAARAYECGRTELAIKLLEFEPRSGEQVPLLLKMKRSQLALSKAIESGDTDLVYTVVTYLKNEMNRGDFFMTLRNQPVALSLYRQFCKHQEQDTLKDLFNQDDDHQELGNFYVKASYKEKKLEARLSLLQSAVDEYNKAKNEFGAKATEEEMKLLRFQRRLDEEKGEALLGLSLQETLHALLTSNFHKQAEQLYRDFRVPDKR